CAGACCACCAGGTCGGAGGGAACGAAGTCGAGGATCGGCACCAGGTCGTCGCGGTAAAGGGCGGCGGCCCCTTCGAGGCCCGCGAGGGTGCCTTCGGTCAGGCGGCCGAGGCCTTCCTCGGTGGGGGGCGCCTCGGCCAGCACGGCCCGAGCCCGGCCCACCAGGCGATCGAGCAGGGCATCGGCCTGCTCCGCACCGATGGGCGCCTCGCGAGCAGGGAGTCGGCGGAAGGCCTCGAGGCGGCCGGTGGTGCGCTGGGAGACGGGATCGAAGCGGCGCAGGGAGTCGATCTCGTCACCCCACAACTCCACTCGTACGGGCGCGTTCTCGTGGGGCGGCCAGATGTCGAAGAGCCCGCCGCGGCGGGCGAAGTCGCCAGGAGCGGTGACGACGTCCACCACCCGGTAGCCCGCTGCCACCACCGCCCGCGCCAGGGTGTCCAGGTCGACCCGGCCACCGAGGGGAAAGTCCTCGCCCCAGGCCTCGACGGTCTGCCGGCAGGGCACGCGGCCGAGCAGCGCCGCGGCGTCGAGAACGACGACGACGGGCCCGCCCTGCACCAGCCGGTCGAGGGTGGCGACCCGGGTGGCGGCCACGGCCGGGTGTCCCGGCAGACCTCGGTAGGGATCGGCGTCGAGGCGGGGCAGCCGCAGCACCTCTTGCCCGGGGGCTGCCAGGTGGCCGAGCTGCGCCGTGATGCGCCGCGCGTCCTGTTCACCGGGAACGACCAGCAGCAGAGGGCGTGGCCGGCCGGCGGCCAGTTCCGCCAGGGCCAGCAGACGCGCGGTGACCGAGCCCGCGCAGGCCCGCACCTTCCCCTCCCGACAGTCCAGGGCCCGCCGCAAGCGAGCCCGGCAACTCTCGTCCAGCAGCTCAGGAAACCACCCGGGAAGAAGCTCAGTCATCAGCAATCGCGACATTCTGCCAGAAGCCGAGAGCGGATCCCACGCCTGCCCTCCCCCTCGCGCGAGCGGCCGACGCGGACGGGTGGGGTCCCCGTGCAGCAGACTCGCCACTGTGAGCAAGCCACGTTGACCAGCATCGGTGGGGGAGTGTATTCTTCCATCAAATCATCATCATGATGTGGCGGCACGTCCGAGTCCCGGGGAGGAACCAAGAAATGAAACGAATCCTTTATCTGTCGTCGCCTCTGGCCATTGTCGTTGGAGCACTATCGCTGGCCGTTCTGGCCGCAGACGGAGACTGCAAGACGCTCAAGTGCTGATGGTCGGAGTACATCCAGAACCTGATGGACTGTTCGAATAACTTTATTCCCGGCAATGGGGAGCAATGGAAAGATGACGATCCCCGCTGGGCAATACTCGATGAATGCATTCTTGAAGCTGGCCTGCAAAGATCAGACTGTGTCGACTGCGTAGAGGACCCGGAGTGCTCGGGAGGAGGCGACCAGGCGAATTCCGTCGATCTCAACGGCGGCGCTCCAATGATCGTCGCGTTTCCTTTTGGATCACCATCTTCGTCACGTTTTCTCTTCAACATCCATACCGAACCCGGCGAGGAGGGGCAGTACACGCTCCATGTCGCCCATGGCCTGCCCGACAGATCGGATGGTACACCCGGTATCGAGCGCACTACGGGAACCGTCAGTATCAATGGCGTTGTGGTCGTCGATACCAGTGTCCTGAACGCATCGAGCCAGGATCTTGCCATTGGCGTGCAGCTTGGTCAGGGCAACAACACCATCGAGTTCGTGCTCAATCAGGCTCAGAACGATCCGGCTCCTCGCTCCTTCCTCTCGGCAATGCTGATTCAGGACTGAACAGAACTCGCTGCCCGACGCGTCAGCCGTGTCCAGGCAGCCTGACCTTCCCCACCCACCCATGAGGCCCGATCCCGGGTCCGCCCGAACCCCGCCCGTCCGCGTCGGCTGCGACTCTCGCAGAGCCGCCGCACGCGCAGGGCAGACCCACCGGTCAGCTCACCGAACCGTATCCAGCCCCCAGGATTCCAGATGCCGGCGAATGAAGTCGATCACCGCCTGCTGTTCCTCGTCGCCCCGAGCCCGCACGCGCAGCGGCTCACCGAAAGCGATGTGCACGGTCTTGCGCGGGTCGATGCGACCGAGATCCTTGATGAACCAGCGGGCCAGAGCCCAGGCATCGGTGCGCACCGCCACCGGAATCACCGGCACCCCCGCGCGAGCCGCCAGCTTGACGCCGATGCTGTTGAACTGGGAACGGTCGAAGACGGTGGTGCGGGTGGTCTGGGGGAAGACCACGATCGAGCGCCCCGCCTCGAGCCGGCGCATCCCGCCGCCGAGCATCGCTTTCAGGTCGGCCCGCGGGTTGGTGCGGGTGACGACGATCGGATCCCGCGAGCGCATCACGTGACAGAACACCGGGTAGCGCACGAGGGATTCCTTGACCACGAAGGTGATCGGCTTGAGGGGCTGCACGAAACCGGGCAGGACCACCGTCTCGCACATGCTCATGTGGTTGCCCACGAACACGCAGGGACCGTCGAGGTCACGGTAGTGGGAGATGCCCTGCACCTCGATCCGCACACCGGCGGCCTCCAGCGCGCGAATGGTGTGCACGCTGCTTTCGGCCCAGCGCGCGTCGTGATACTCCCCCCGCTTGGCCTCCCGTGAAGACCGGAAGACGATCGGCATGAAACGGCTGTAGAAGGCCAGGGTCGGAGAGATCCGTGCCAGCGGGCCGAGGTTCTGCGGCGGCGAGGCGTAACCGTCGCCCCTGAGATCGAGACTGTCCATCGGCGGAATTGTAGCGTGGAATCAGGTGCTCCGGCTCAGGGCCTCGATGGGGTCGAGGCGTGACGCCTTTTCAGCGGGGTAGATGCCGAAGACCAGGCCCGTCAGGGCGCAGACCGTGAAGGCCACCGCCGGTGCCGTCAGCGACCAGGCGAAGGGCCAGCCCGAGAACGTGGAGATACCCCAGGCCAGCACGAAGCCCAGCACCACCCCGGCCAGCCCACCGGCGAGGGAAACCGTCAACGCCTCGATCAGGAACTGGCGCCGGATGTCCGCCCGGCGGGCGCCGATGGCACGGCGGATGCCGATCTCTCGAGTTCGCTCCACCACGGTGGCGAGCATGATGTTCATGATGCCGATGCCGCCGACGAGCAGCGAAATGCCGGCGATGGAAGCCATGACGATGTCGAAGATGCGCTGGGTGCGGCGGTGCTGTTCGAGCAGGTCTTCGGGGACGACGATGCGGTAGTCGTTGACACCCTGGTGCCGCACCTCGAGCAGACGCCGCACCGTGGCCGCCGCGGCACGAATGCCCGCACTGTCGTCGACCTGCAAGTGGATCGCGTCGAGTTCGTCTTCCATGGGTTTGAATCGAAAACGCTTGAGGGCCGTCTGCACGGGGATGTAGATGCGGTTTTCCGGGGAGTCCAGCTCGAC
The Acidobacteriota bacterium genome window above contains:
- a CDS encoding lysophospholipid acyltransferase family protein; this encodes MDSLDLRGDGYASPPQNLGPLARISPTLAFYSRFMPIVFRSSREAKRGEYHDARWAESSVHTIRALEAAGVRIEVQGISHYRDLDGPCVFVGNHMSMCETVVLPGFVQPLKPITFVVKESLVRYPVFCHVMRSRDPIVVTRTNPRADLKAMLGGGMRRLEAGRSIVVFPQTTRTTVFDRSQFNSIGVKLAARAGVPVIPVAVRTDAWALARWFIKDLGRIDPRKTVHIAFGEPLRVRARGDEEQQAVIDFIRRHLESWGLDTVR
- a CDS encoding ABC transporter permease; translated protein: MDWGTGIRQAVEEFAHHKLRTALTLLGMIFGVGAVISMLSIGQGARRQALEMIDSLGLRNIIIEAIPQPEERLKEVREDSLGLNLRDLEMALETLPQVVAHTAIKEISVYGIFSPQGRSEAAVFGVSPSHFDMTHVRLADGRVFSAAEDRRYAQVAVIGARVARDLFGSASAVGQRLKVNHVWLTVVGVAAPRAVAKNEFEGVELDSPENRIYIPVQTALKRFRFKPMEDELDAIHLQVDDSAGIRAAAATVRRLLEVRHQGVNDYRIVVPEDLLEQHRRTQRIFDIVMASIAGISLLVGGIGIMNIMLATVVERTREIGIRRAIGARRADIRRQFLIEALTVSLAGGLAGVVLGFVLAWGISTFSGWPFAWSLTAPAVAFTVCALTGLVFGIYPAEKASRLDPIEALSRST